CAGCCCGACCACGATCAGCACCGCCAGACCGCACAGGCCGCTCAGCAGCAGCGCCAGCGTGCCGTGGTAATTCGGGCGGGAGTGCAGCAGCCGCGTCTCGCCAGAGACCACCGAGATGGCCCGCGCCCGGCCCAGCACGAAGAAGGCCAGCGCCAGTGCCAGAATGGCGAAGAAGGTCAGTGTCAGCATCCGTCCCCCACGAGGATTAGCAGCGGTGTCTCTGCGGGCCGCACCGGGCCCAATTGGCGCGTCGTATCAGATGGATCGGGGGGCGCAATACTGCACCCCCCGGCCCTTTTGTCACATCGGCAAAGCGGCTACTTCCACTCGTCACCTGTCATCTTGGTCAGCGATGCCACGTTGCCCGAAATCGTCTCGAACTGCTCTTCGGGCAGTGGGATCAGGCCCTTGTCGACCAGGTAGCCCTCTTCACCCGCGGCGTCCTCAGACATGAACTCGTTGGCGAATTCCTGAAGGCCGGGGATCACGCCGACATGGGCGTTCTTGATGTAGAAATACAGCGAGCGGGAGACCGGGTAGTCGCCCTCGGCGATGTTGTCAAAGGTCGGCTCAACGCCGTCCACGGTCGAGCCCTGCAGAACGTCGGAGTTCTGGTCCAGAAAGGAGAAGCCAAAGATGCCCAAGGCGTTGGGGTTGGCTTCCAGCTTGGAGACGATCAGGTTGTCGTTCTCGCCCGCTTCCACATAGGCGCCATCTTCGCGGATGGTGATGCCCTCACATTCGATGCCTGCGCCCTCGCAGCCCTCTTCCATGACCAGCTCATTGAACGCGTCACGGGTGCCGGAGCTGGGCGGAGGCCCGAGCACTTCGATCTTGATGGCAGGCAGCGACGGGTCCACGTCGGACCACCTCTCGGGCAGCGGGCCCTCGGCGGCCAGCGCTGTGACGATCTGCTCGCGGGTTACGGCAAACACGGGGCCGCCCTTGGCGTTGGCCATGACGATGCCGTCAAATCCCACGATGGCTTCGGTCACGTCGGTCACACCGTTCTCATTGCATTGCTGGAACTCTTTTTCCTTCATGCGACGCGACGAATTGGTGATGTCTGGGTGCTGTGTGCCGACACCGGCACAAAAGAGTTTCAGGCCGCCGCCGGAGCCCGTGCTCTCGACAACAGGGGTTTGGAAATCGGTGGAGCGCCCGAACTGCTCGGCCACAGCGGTCGAGAACGGGAACACGGTTGAAGAACCGACTACGCGGATCTGGTCGCGGGCATCTGCAGCGGTGGCAGCGGCGGCAGCAAGGATGGCGGCAGAGGCCACGGATTTTGTGAACGACATTAGGTCACTCCTGTTTGTCATCTCGAACACCACAGCCCTCGCGGCAGCGGTATCTGAGACAGGTTCTAGGAACCCGGTGTCGACCTTTTGTGAAGGTTTGGTAACGGTTTTATGACACCGCTAGATATTGTGCCAAGCGGTTCATCAGCCCTGCGGAAAAATCACTGAGAACACGCTTCCAACCCCTTGATCAGATGTTATTTTCAGCCTTCCGCGATGGCGGTTGACGATATGTTTCACAATCGCCAGCCCGAGCCCCGTTCCGCCCTTCGCGCGGCTGCGGTCGTCATCGATGCGGTAGAATCGCTCGGTCAGTCGGGGAATATGAATCGGATCGATTCCCGGGCCCTCGTCTCGGATATCGACGCGCACTGCTGGCTGCCGCAGGGTCGGGTCGCGCTCGATCAGCGACAGGCTCACATGAATGGTCTTTTCAGGCCCGCCGTATTTGATCGCGTTCTCGATCAGGTTGATGAACAGCTGGATAAGCTGGTCGCTGTCACCACGGATCGGCGCGGCCAGGGTCAGGCCTTCCGTCTCAACACCAACGTTTGCCTCCTGCAACTTTCCTTCAAGCGTTGCCAGGACCGAGCGCAGAACCGCCTCCACCCCAACCTCGGCCCGCGGACGCACCCGCTCATCGACCTCGACCCGGCTGAGCGACAGCAAATCCGACACCATGCGGCTCATCCGCTGCGCCTCATCGGCCATGATCGCAAGAAACCGCTCTTGGGCCGCCGCGTCATCCTTTGCCGGCCCGCGCAGGGTCTCGATGAAGCCGATCAGACCCGTGAGCGGCGTGCGCAGCTCGTGGCTGATATTGGCAATGAAGTCGCGGCGCATGAGTTCGCTTTCTTCGCGGTGCGAGCGGTCCTCAAAACTCACGACAGCGCCGCCCCCGTCCATGGGATGCGCGCGCATCTCATAGCTGACCTCGCCCGAGAGACCAGAAAGGAGAAACCGCGCATGCCCCGGTTGGCGGTCCCGCATCGCGCCGTCGAGCGCCGCCAGAACCGGTGCCTGACGTAGAAGCGACACCGCATTCTGACCAACCGGATCATGGCCGAACATCTCAAGGGAGGCGGGGTTCGTCCGGGTCACCGCGTAATCCGGAGCGACAAGCAGCACAGGCAACGGAATACCCGCCAGGATCGCGCTCTCATCCATGCTCCGGGCCTCCTCTGCGAAACTTTAATACAGTCTGACAACCGTTGGTTTTAATTCTCTTATACTTGAATCTTTCGAGCAATCAGAGCACCGCGAATCCGCGTTCAAACTCGGCCTTGAGCAGC
The nucleotide sequence above comes from Litoreibacter ponti. Encoded proteins:
- a CDS encoding ATP-binding protein, giving the protein MDESAILAGIPLPVLLVAPDYAVTRTNPASLEMFGHDPVGQNAVSLLRQAPVLAALDGAMRDRQPGHARFLLSGLSGEVSYEMRAHPMDGGGAVVSFEDRSHREESELMRRDFIANISHELRTPLTGLIGFIETLRGPAKDDAAAQERFLAIMADEAQRMSRMVSDLLSLSRVEVDERVRPRAEVGVEAVLRSVLATLEGKLQEANVGVETEGLTLAAPIRGDSDQLIQLFINLIENAIKYGGPEKTIHVSLSLIERDPTLRQPAVRVDIRDEGPGIDPIHIPRLTERFYRIDDDRSRAKGGTGLGLAIVKHIVNRHRGRLKITSDQGVGSVFSVIFPQG
- a CDS encoding PstS family phosphate ABC transporter substrate-binding protein, whose translation is MSFTKSVASAAILAAAAATAADARDQIRVVGSSTVFPFSTAVAEQFGRSTDFQTPVVESTGSGGGLKLFCAGVGTQHPDITNSSRRMKEKEFQQCNENGVTDVTEAIVGFDGIVMANAKGGPVFAVTREQIVTALAAEGPLPERWSDVDPSLPAIKIEVLGPPPSSGTRDAFNELVMEEGCEGAGIECEGITIREDGAYVEAGENDNLIVSKLEANPNALGIFGFSFLDQNSDVLQGSTVDGVEPTFDNIAEGDYPVSRSLYFYIKNAHVGVIPGLQEFANEFMSEDAAGEEGYLVDKGLIPLPEEQFETISGNVASLTKMTGDEWK